The following coding sequences lie in one Panicum virgatum strain AP13 chromosome 6N, P.virgatum_v5, whole genome shotgun sequence genomic window:
- the LOC120679940 gene encoding OVARIAN TUMOR DOMAIN-containing deubiquitinating enzyme 4-like encodes MRLYSPALCLWRSSMHYYPNQFQGGFTHNMALWKCSHSPSSVYHVKSSQPQSIKYFVSLMGQQFRCGLSTREGSLSIKLDMPSYEKSRIGWNWKGMHQKLGGVAGGLCFGFSVTGLASAEVPIIRINDNAETSSSATGSTHGKKVYTDYSVTGITGDGRCLFRSVIHGACIRSGKPIPNEDLQRKLADDLRAMVADEFVKRREETEWFVEGDFDTYVSHIRKPHVWGGEPELFMASHVLQMPITVYMHDEDAGGLIAIAEYGQQYGKEDPIQVLYHGFGHYDALQIPAKIGSKRKL; translated from the exons ATGCGGCTCTACTCACCTGCACTCTGTTTGTGGCGATCAAGCATGCATTACTATCCTAATCAGTTCCAAGGAGGCTTCACACACAATATGGCCTTGTGGAAATGCTCGCACTCGCCGTCAAGCGTTTACCATGTGAAATCTTCTCAACCACAAAGTATAAAGTACTTTGTAAGCTTGATGGGCCAACAATTCCGTTGTGGACTGTCAACCAGAGAGGGTAGTCTCAGCATAAAGCTTGACATGCCTTCATATGAAAAGTCGAGGATCGGCTGGAACTGGAAAGGTATGCATCAGAAGCTTGGAGGTGTAGCTGGAGGACTTTGCTTTGGTTTTTCGGTTACTGGACTAGCAAGCGCTGAGGTTCCTATCATTAGAATCAACGATAATGCCGAAACTTCATCATCAGCTACCGGTTCAACTCATGGGAAGAAAGTATACACAGACTATTCTGTCACTG GTATTACTGGAGATGGTAGATGTTTATTCCGCTCTGTGATTCATGGTGCATGTATTAGATCAGGGAAACCCATACCTAATGAAGACCTTCAGAGAAAACTAGCTGATGATTTGAGGGCGATG GTCGCTGATGAATTTGTGAAGAGACGTGAAGAGACTGAATG GTTCGTTGAGGGAGATTTTGATACATATGTATCGCATATTAGGAAGCCACATGTGTGGGGAGGCGAGCCAGAATTGTTCATGGCTTCCCATGTTCTTCA GATGCCAATAACTGTTTACATGCACGATGAAGATGCAGGTGGTCTGATAGCAATTGCAGAATATGGCCAGCAGTATGGGAAAGAGGACCCAATCCAGGTCTTGTATCATGGTTTTGGCCATTATGATGCTCTACAGATTCCAGCAAAGATTGGTTCAAAGCGGAAACTGTAG
- the LOC120679929 gene encoding DNA damage-repair/toleration protein DRT100-like: MASPAARTAVPPALLALAALVLVLVPAAAAAACSAADRDALLSIRAALTEARLGVFSSWAGTDCCAGWYGVGCDPTDGRVADLSLRGEAEDAVMAPAGRPASGVMSGYISDAVCRLGRLSSLVLADWKQISGPVPSCVATDLPYLRILELPGNRLTGGIPPSVGGLSRLTVLNLADNLLSGPIPGSITTLASLKHLDLANNQLTGRVPADFGKLAMLSRALLRRNRLSGPIPASVSSMPRLADLDMSENQLTGSIPDGLGSGHVLTSLYLGANRLSGSIPASLLRNSGLGILNLSRNDLDGAVPDVFTPRSYFMLLDLSRNRLSGGVPRSLASAAYVGHLDLSHNRLCGAIPAGPPFDHLDADSFCGNTCLCGGPLGKCT, from the coding sequence ATGGCATCCCCCGCCGCGCGCACGGCCGTCCCCCCGGCgctcctcgcgctcgccgcgcttGTGCTCGTTCTCgtcccggccgcggcggcggcggcgtgctcggCGGCGGACCGCGACGCGCTGCTGTCGATCCGCGCGGCGCTGACGGAGGCGCGCCTGGGCGTGTTCTCGTCGTGGGCGGGCACCGACTGCTGCGCCGGCTGGTACGGCGTGGGCTGCGACCCCACCGACGGCCGCGTCGCGGACCTCTCCCTCCGCGGCGAGGCCGAGGACGCCGTGATGGCCCCCGCGGGGCGCCCGGCGTCGGGCGTCATGTCCGGGTACATCTCCGACGCCGTGTGCCGGCTCGGCCGCCTCTCGTCGCTCGTCCTCGCCGACTGGAAGCAGATCTCCGGGCCCGTCCCGTCCTGCGTCGCCACGGACCTCCCCTACCTCCGCATCCTCGAGCTCCCCGGCAACCGCCTCACCGGCGGGATCCCGCCGTCCGTCGGCGGCCTCTCCCGCCTCACCGTGCTCAACCTCGCCGACAACCTCCTCTCGGGCCCCATCCCGGGCTCCATCACCACCCTCGCCTCCCTCAAGCACCTCGACCTCGCCAACAACCAGCTCACCGGCCGCGTCCCCGCCGACTTCGGCAAGCTCGCCATGCTCAGCCGCGCGCTGCTCAGGCGGAACCGGCTGTCGGGCCCCATCCCGGCGTCGGTGTCGTCCATGCCCCGGCTCGCCGACCTCGACATGTCCGAGAACCAGCTCACCGGGTCGATCCCCGACGGGCTGGGCTCCGGCCACGTGCTCACCTCGCTGTACCTCGGCGCGAACCGGCTGTCGGGGAGCATCCCGGCGAGCCTGCTCCGGAACAGCGGGCTCGGGATCCTGAACCTGAGCCGGAACGACCTGGATGGCGCCGTGCCGGACGTGTTCACGCCGCGCTCCTACTTCATGCTGCTGGACCTGTCCCGGAATCGGCTCAGCGGCGGCGTGCCGCGGTCGCTGGCCTCGGCGGCCTACGTGGGGCACCTGGACCTGAGCCACAACCGGCTGTGCGGCGCCATCCCAGCCGGCCCGCCGTTCGACCACCTCGACGCCGACTCGTTCTGCGGCAACACCTGCCTCTGCGGCGGGCCGCTCGGCAAGTGCACGTGA